A single Anopheles maculipalpis chromosome 3RL, idAnoMacuDA_375_x, whole genome shotgun sequence DNA region contains:
- the LOC126560975 gene encoding DNA-binding protein D-ETS-3-like — translation MYESSCSYQTALDLKRGASPLVTHQVKSEDCLGLTQCTDWGTYRFHQSTFEQLKQSVEKAKAALQDRTSFLGSSSAFSDIYSSPRLTESLENVISHTSGNNNSSTNNGPGSTNPVSNGNTSAESNPANTNAGSNAGNAGSVLNVSGSNNGGSGTGNGTNTSASSGGGAGGGGGGGASGTSGSSISVINATSLVSPSNLLGNGLSSQRHRSDLLGSGNLNLVSSTQSPTTTSTPSSILSQNLESPVDVKSRQV, via the exons ATGTACGAAAGCTCCTGCTCGTATCAGACGGCGCTGGATCTGAAGCGGGGTGCTTCCCCACTCGTAACGCACCAGGTAAAGTCGGAAGACTGTCTCGGGCTGACACAGTGCACCGATTGGGGTACGTACCGTTTCCATCAGTCCACGTTCGAGCAGTTGAAGCAGAGTGTGGAGAAGGCTAAGGCCGCCCTACAGGATCGAACATCTTTCCTCGGCAGTTCCAGTGCTTTTAG TGATATCTATTCTTCACCAAGGTTGACGGAATCGCTCGAAAACGTTATTTCTCATACCAGCGGCAATAACAATAGCAGTACTAATAATGGACCAGGCAGTACCAATCCTGTCTCGAATGGAAACACAAGCGCTGAGAGTAACCCTGCTAACACTAACGCTGGTAGTAACGCAGGTAACGCAGGCAGTGTACTAAACGTCAGTGGTAGTAATAATGGCGGTAGTGGTACGGGGAATGGCACCAACACCAGTGccagtagtggtggtggtgcaggaggaggtggtggaggtggagcAAGTGGAACAAGCGGTAGTAGTATTAGCGTCATAAACGCAACCTCGCTCGTGTCACCTTCGAATCTGTTGGGGAACGGGCTGTCAAGTCAACGGCACCGAAGCGATCTGCTCGGATCGGGTAACCTGAATCTGGTTTCTTCAACACAGTCGCCCACGACCACCTCGACGCCATCTTCTATACTGTCCCAGAATCTGGAGTCTCCGGTGGACGTCAAGTCACGGCAAG TTTAA